Proteins from one Gimesia maris genomic window:
- a CDS encoding alpha/beta hydrolase family protein, giving the protein MDCVHLLSLERRLSITCSVLLCLVSLPGMSWAESKAADSQFVDIPEQGEVHFTTTEKEDQVPARFHLEPHSFPFTCEFKRMSGPVKVYDVTFPSPVKTDVKENNTVHGHYYQPEGPGPFPACVCLHILGGGFELSEMSANSLARQGIAALTIKMPYYAARRGSGAQSRRRMISFVPEHTAEGMTQAVLDIRRAAAWLASRQEVDAERLGVTGISLGGIMSALSAEAEPRFRKVAIYLGGGNLALGIWENPHKDAKRFRQHWLDNGGTFESFLEIMSPVDPHTYGKLLQDRDVLMVAAKHDEILPPKSAVALWESMGKKPELVWLDAGHISAAIYIFGETRRLTTFFSNWDRKKRSTDSTGS; this is encoded by the coding sequence ATGGATTGTGTACATCTCCTCTCATTGGAACGACGTCTGTCGATTACCTGTTCTGTTTTGCTCTGTCTGGTCAGTCTGCCAGGAATGAGTTGGGCCGAATCGAAAGCCGCGGATTCGCAGTTCGTAGACATCCCGGAGCAGGGGGAGGTTCATTTCACGACAACTGAGAAGGAGGATCAGGTTCCTGCACGGTTTCATCTGGAGCCTCACTCGTTTCCGTTTACCTGTGAATTTAAGCGGATGAGTGGACCGGTCAAAGTGTATGATGTCACGTTTCCTTCTCCAGTGAAAACGGATGTGAAGGAAAACAATACGGTGCACGGTCATTATTATCAGCCGGAAGGTCCGGGTCCGTTTCCTGCGTGTGTGTGTCTGCATATTCTGGGGGGCGGATTTGAGTTGTCTGAGATGTCAGCGAATTCACTGGCGCGGCAGGGGATAGCAGCGCTGACCATCAAAATGCCTTATTATGCTGCACGACGGGGTTCAGGAGCCCAGAGTCGGCGGCGGATGATCTCGTTTGTGCCTGAGCATACGGCGGAGGGGATGACCCAGGCAGTACTGGATATCCGGCGGGCCGCGGCGTGGCTGGCGAGCCGTCAGGAAGTGGACGCAGAGCGACTGGGAGTGACCGGCATCAGCCTGGGAGGCATCATGTCGGCGCTGTCAGCAGAAGCAGAGCCGCGGTTCAGGAAAGTGGCCATTTACCTTGGCGGCGGCAATCTGGCGCTGGGCATCTGGGAAAATCCGCATAAGGATGCAAAACGGTTTCGTCAACATTGGCTGGATAACGGGGGCACATTTGAGTCATTTCTGGAAATCATGTCCCCCGTGGATCCGCATACGTATGGCAAACTGCTGCAGGATCGTGATGTATTGATGGTCGCTGCAAAACATGATGAGATTCTGCCCCCGAAAAGCGCAGTGGCTTTATGGGAGTCGATGGGCAAGAAGCCGGAGCTGGTCTGGCTGGATGCGGGACATATCTCGGCTGCGATATATATCTTTGGTGAAACGCGACGGCTGACGACTTTTTTCTCAAACTGGGATCGAAAGAAGCGAAGTACCGACTCTACCGGTTCTTAA
- a CDS encoding LptF/LptG family permease has translation MRLLQRYVLFELLRVFTLMITVLTVLLVFVGAFQQATSQGLGVILVLKILPFIVPSMLPFTIPATLLLTVCVVYGRIAGDQEITAAKAAGINVLSLLWPSFILGGFLSLGSLILSDQIIPWAEKNIENTIACELETIFLEKLRSQNQIHDPTSGISITVMGVRNKTLLVPTFRYSPPNKKPVHLQAEEATLEFDLTNQQVILHISKGHIDFPGKPRFFVEKDTFPFPLPSQTTMAKPRHMSVKSIKSELVDLSEKKNEFEFQRDIEVAMLLALGDFEHFQSPEVNTDLPQNQFQEKRQNKLKTALSSRFALSCSCFFFVLVGCPFSIAQARRQFLTSFFLVFLPILLFYYPIVLLAINLAKQGKIEPTWSLWAGNAGLLIVAIHMLRKVLRN, from the coding sequence ATGCGATTGTTACAGCGCTATGTTCTCTTCGAATTATTGCGCGTTTTTACACTTATGATCACAGTGCTGACCGTCCTGCTGGTATTTGTTGGCGCGTTCCAACAGGCAACCAGCCAGGGGCTGGGTGTAATTCTGGTTTTAAAGATCCTGCCATTCATTGTCCCCAGCATGCTCCCCTTCACGATTCCTGCGACTCTGTTGCTGACCGTCTGCGTAGTTTATGGTCGCATTGCCGGAGACCAGGAAATCACGGCCGCTAAAGCGGCGGGAATCAATGTACTCTCTCTCCTCTGGCCTTCTTTTATTCTGGGAGGTTTTTTGAGCCTGGGTTCCCTGATTTTGAGCGACCAGATTATTCCCTGGGCAGAAAAAAATATCGAGAACACCATCGCCTGCGAACTCGAAACCATCTTCCTGGAAAAACTGCGGTCACAAAATCAGATTCATGACCCGACCAGTGGAATCTCCATCACTGTCATGGGTGTACGCAACAAGACTTTACTCGTACCCACGTTTCGGTACTCGCCTCCCAACAAGAAACCCGTCCATCTTCAGGCGGAAGAAGCAACCCTGGAATTTGATCTCACCAATCAGCAGGTCATTCTGCACATTTCCAAGGGGCATATCGACTTCCCGGGAAAACCACGCTTCTTTGTCGAAAAAGATACGTTTCCATTCCCCCTTCCCAGCCAGACCACCATGGCCAAACCGAGACACATGAGTGTGAAATCCATCAAATCCGAACTCGTTGATCTCAGCGAGAAAAAAAATGAGTTCGAGTTCCAGCGCGATATCGAAGTTGCCATGCTCCTGGCTCTGGGAGATTTTGAACACTTTCAATCACCGGAAGTCAACACGGATCTCCCACAGAACCAGTTCCAGGAAAAACGCCAGAACAAACTCAAGACGGCCCTCTCCAGCCGCTTCGCCTTAAGCTGCAGTTGCTTCTTCTTTGTACTGGTAGGCTGCCCTTTTTCCATTGCCCAGGCACGCCGACAGTTTCTGACCAGCTTCTTTCTGGTATTCCTGCCGATTCTGCTCTTTTATTACCCCATCGTTTTGCTGGCAATCAACCTTGCTAAACAGGGAAAAATAGAACCAACCTGGTCGCTCTGGGCAGGCAATGCTGGTCTGCTGATCGTCGCCATTCACATGCTGCGAAAAGTACTGCGAAATTAA
- a CDS encoding Hpt domain-containing protein, whose translation MLDALANTPVRSAYCDDEDFLELIEMFVDGIEEKKQLLSQAVSTEQITPLQTMAHQLKGAGAGYGFDELSELASHLEEACKSEDRVEIAHQKELLLHHMNRIVV comes from the coding sequence ATGTTAGACGCCTTAGCAAACACCCCGGTCCGATCGGCATATTGTGATGATGAAGATTTCCTGGAACTGATTGAAATGTTCGTCGATGGGATCGAGGAGAAGAAACAACTTTTGAGTCAGGCCGTGAGTACTGAGCAGATCACTCCGCTTCAAACGATGGCGCATCAGCTCAAAGGGGCCGGTGCCGGCTATGGATTTGATGAGCTTTCCGAGCTTGCTTCTCATCTGGAAGAAGCCTGTAAATCGGAGGATCGGGTTGAAATAGCACATCAGAAAGAGCTGCTGTTGCACCATATGAATCGCATTGTCGTCTGA